From the genome of Brassica oleracea mitochondrion, complete genome:
GCGGTGGCCGACAAGGCCCTTTTCCCTAAGGGAAGCGAAGAGGACTGGTTTGAAACTCGTTCGGTAAGATTCTCCTGCATTTACCCAAGGCACTGATATTCTGAGTCTCTCAATTAGTTGTGTTTTAGGTAGGGGGTTTTCGTCTTATTCTTATGAGTGGCCCATGTGAATATGAGCCAAGGCAGGAGCAAGGATTCCTGAAAAAGAAATTAGATATAAAAAAAAGTGCAAGTCGACGTTTCTGATATGAAAGGTTAAAGTGTAGTGAGAGCCGGCTCTAAGCAGGATCCAAAGACGTTCAAATCCAGTTCCAATCTGGATATCAAAGTGCAGTTCAATCGTCGAAAGTGATCTCTCTTTTAGTCCGGTCTTCTTTTCTCTTTTGAGTCAGGTTCTTAAGACAGGGCAGGGAATCGGGTTTTATGAATATCTCTCTTCCGGCCGTTAGTTCGAGATCAAAACTTTACCTGAGAGAGACGTCACTGATAGTAACAGTAGGTGCGCCTTCAGTTGAGGAGAGCTCTTTTCACAAGCAGTGGTTATGAGCTCTTTCTTGTTTCGATTCAGAAGAGGTAATGCACTAGTGGATTGAATCACCTTTTTTTTAGTGCCAACAAAGTGCATGTGTTCTTGGTTAATAAAAACACGAATTTCGATAGGCTATAGGACTGATACTATAAGTAGGATAAACGCCTTAAAAGCAAAATGAAAGGTTTCAACTTATCCAAGGAATCTCTTTCTTGGCATTTGTATTTGAGAGAGAGCTATGCTTAGGGTCAGTTCCTTCAGTAAACTGATTTGGAAAGTGAGAAGTTGACTTTAGGTAAGTAAGTAGTTCCGTATGAAATTTAGAAAACTTTCATATCTGTCCGGAGGTCAATCTTAAGTGTTGGAAGCTACTGCTAAGGTACTCCCCTTCATCTATAAAGGATAGGCAATTGAGAGAATAGGGCGATAGCCTGGTTTTGATTGAATATCCTTTCCTGTGCTTATCTTGTATGAGGTATACCGAAGATCTGAGTCAAAGTAGGTAAGAGAAGGGGATGGATGTCTGAGCGGTTGAAAGAGTCGGTCTTGAAAACCGAAGTATTTCTAGGAATACCGGGGGTTCGAATCCCTCTCCATCCGCGAAGTCATAAGTTCTCTCTTGCCGCCTGATAAGAACGAATCGGATCGACTCGACTGATATGATAGATGGAATGGGTACCTTGTGTTATGATTTTGTTAGGACTTTGTCTCCCTTTCGTTATCTTCTCCCGGTTGGGGGTGGATCACCTTACCCACAAACAAAAGGAATAACAGAGAATGCCCAGTCAATAATAATTAATAATCTAATGGCAACTCGAATTGAATACAGGTAAAAGGCAGATAGGAATGATTGAAGATAGGAATCTATTTATCAAACGGCTTGCGCCCCTGCACGTGCACCTTATCGGATGTCGCCCTTGGAACTGGCAGAACTTAGGAAGCAGTTGACAGACTTGCTGGATGCAGGCTTTATCCAGCCTTCCAAGGCACCATATGGGGCCCCTGTGCTGTTCCAGAAGAAGCAAGATGGCTCTTTGCGCATGTGTGTGGACTATCGTGCACTGAACAAAGTGAGAGTGAAGAACAAGTATCCTGTCCCTTTGGTGGCAGATCTCTTTGACCGATTGTCCAAAGCCTCTTTCTTCACAAAGCTGGACCTTCGTTTGGGCTATTGGAAAGTCAGAATTGCAGAAGGAGACGAGCCTAAAACCACTTACTTCTGTTACCAGATATGGCTTTACGAGTTCCTTGTCATGCTGATAAGAGGCCAGTCGATGAGGCTCTTGAACAAGTTCCCGGCGAAGTTAGCCCTATAAGTTAACCGCCTGCCATGTCTACCCCGAAGGTATCTTTGGTGCTGTTGTTCCTAAAAGTCTCTTCTTTCACTTTGTTTCCACACTTCCCCTGCTTTGTTGTTTCAGAATTGAGAGGCACGAGATAGCCCCCAAAAAAAGGCGAAATCCACGAGAAGGCTTCTTTGACTAAAGAGAATCGCTCTTTTCCACCTCCCTAATGGTCTGAAAGCGGAGAGAGGAAGACCTCGATCGGGGAAAGCCCTTGCTATTTTCAAGTTCAAGGTTTGATCAAAGGATCAAGGTACGAGCAGACCAAGAAGCGAGGACTTACGAGATGCTTTAGTAACAACCTGAAAGCGCTAAACTGGTCATAGTTGCGATGTAGAGGAGAACATTCTCTACCAGAACAATACCAGAGATAGAGGAAATGGCACTAATAGTAACTAGTAAGCCAGCTTTCTACTAATAACAAGACAGGGAAGCGATCTCTTCATGTCGAAAGGAGGATGTCGTTTTCCTCGAGTCTCCACTGGGAATACTACTATACTATAAAGATTGATCAGCATTAGCCGGCCTTCTCTTGAATAAAAGCGAGAACCTGGTAAGGGGAAGGGCGATCGGCAAGTGTTGCTAGTTGAGCGATTAGCCTCGTTAGCTCTCTTTGCTGTCTAGTTTCTTGACATTCCTAACTATAACTTAAGATTTGATCTACAACTCATTTGTTCAAACCCGATAACGCTTTTCTTCCGATCTCACAGTTCCTTTGTCCCTTGTAAAGCATTCTATCTGTGGCCACGTGCTACTGTGGAGCTTTTGAATCGACGTCAACCAGAAGAAAGAAGAGAGCCAGAGCGCCATACCCTTCTCGGAAGGAACCCGCCCTTGGAAGAGCTACTAGGGCATCGCATCTATGCTGAAAGAGCACAATCCTTGATCTAGAGGGAGCCATTCCTTACCTTAGAGGAAAAGACTTAGCCCAGTCCTCAGTTTCCACTTACAGAATAAATGAATCACTTTGCCACTCGACGAGGCAGATAGCTCCTCTGGTGCTACTATAGCCTTTGTGGTTGCTTCGCTAGGAAGAGCAGCACTTATATTGCTTGGATTATCTATTCAGCACAAGCACACCGCTGTGCTGTGGAAGAGTAAACGAACTACTATCGATGTGTTACCTAAGAGATTAGCCTAAACGAGAAAAGGGAGTGTGCTGGACTGACCTTTGCATTTCTTTCATATCTCCATTCTCATAATATATCCATTCTCATAATATAATAGGGAGGCGCTGACCTTACAATTGTAAGAGTTAAATGACCGACTGACTTGAATCTGTTTGCCGTTGGTCCTTATCTTTAAGATAATGTTAAGAGTGGTAAGGGCTATGGGTATAGAGCCTTGGCCAAGAGGTTGATTGAGTCAGTAGACCTAACGTACGCTTAAAGAAAAAGACAGCTCTGATCACCCTTTATCTTTCTCGGACTCCAGTAATATGTGTGGGGCAAGTAAACGTCAGCAACGAGGACTTCTTATTGGGCTTACTGCCTCTGCCTGTCTTAGGTACCCAAGGGGAGTCCTACTAATAGCCATGCTGAGCTGTCCTTATCGTAGTCATCTTTTCCTATTATTGAACAGTTTCAACTTGCATGTGTTAAGCATAAGCTTAAATCTTTCGAAGCTCCACTGATTCATCAAAATGCATCCAAAAATCCCGGGATATTAGCACTTTTTCAGGCTGTTTTGACCTCGTCAATCAAAAACAATATCTTACAACATTCCTAAAATCGAGGATCTGAAACCGGGTCTTCACGTACTGATGAGGCTGAAAACACGGGATATAAGGAATTGATTCAAGTCGAAAAACCCTAAAAATGCGGATTTTCGTGCTGCTTTTATTCAACATTTCAGGGGATTAACGTTTTGTCTGGATGTGCTGGAAACAGATGAATGAAAACAGATGAACGGATTCCCCACCCAACCAATACAAATTATGCTTCGCTAACAGAAGATCAAGAAAAGTCAAAGATGGAAATGCCAGAAATCATCCATCCATATCATATGCACTATCGATCGACCATCACTCCTCTGTGCTGGATATTAATTTCTCACCCAATCGACTCGTTTCATCTGCTAAGTCTGTCTGGCGATGGTTGGTCCAAGGACCCGCTTTTATATAGTATAGAGATATAGCCCCTCTTCTTTCCTGTTGAGGCAATTATTCCTCAATAGTAAAAGAATCATCCATTGAATGCGCTCTTATTGGCGTAAAGAAAGAAGAAGTCGAAGAGTCGTCTCGAGTGAAGGGATGTGCTGCTTTGCTAGCGAAGTAAGCTAGGCGTGATTGTCGTATTCAATGACTCTGGTAGCTAAGATGCGGTTGGAAGCGAGGCTGCAGATCTGGGTGCGCTTAGATGCCCCGAAGCAATGACCAACTCAATTCTCTCCGCTAAGTAACAAAGATGAGAAGAAGCGCACTGATTTCCCTCAGCTAAATCTTGGGCATTCTTGTTAGCCTTGTACTTGGCGGAGCTCTTTCTTTTTCTCGTCTATCAGCTTCTCTGCTGACGCCATTTCCGAATGTCTTTAACCCCCTAGCAAAGCAACCAGCTCTTTCTCGTCCCCGCTTTCTAAGCAAGGAGAAGAGTCGTCTCAGTTCATCATAGCTCGAGAGTATGTCCTGACCTCTCTAGCACCATTAATAACTGTGCTTGTGCTTCAGAACGGAGAAAGCTGCTCTTAGATAAGAGAAGCAAAAGAAGTCTCTAGCCTTCCCGCCTTTCTTCAATCGGTCATGTAATACAGATCAATCCGCGAGGATTTCTTTCCCTTGAAGGTCTAGCGCAGCAATTTGCCTTATATTTTCTTTGCTGCTATGCTGTGTCCAGTGAATAGAAAAGACCTTTACCGGGAATAGACCGCCTTTTCGACCGATGTGCTGTACCATTCTTCTTTGCTTTTCGGATGCTTTGAAGCACACCTCTTCCTTGCCTTTAGTAATCTACGGAATATTCATCTGTGCTAGCACACTCCTAGCGAAGCAACTTTTGAGCCAACTGTTGCCGATGCCGGAGCTGCTAAAGAATTAGATGGGCACAGACATCTTCCTCGGTGCTTTCTCTTCATTTCTTTTGTTTGCCTAAGCTAGAAATGTGCCTAGGACCCCTATTTAGCTGGACGCCCAGAAGGAGTTATAAGGGAGATTTCAAATCGGGCAACAAACAAGATCAGATCGTAGAATAGAAAAGGATTTGCTGCCGCTACTGAATCAGAGTCCACGGTGCAACAATTTCTCATCTGCTCGCGAATTGGATTCGAACCAATCAAGCTACTTGCCCTTTAGTAGATCGTGAGTGGGTCAGTCGTCCTCCTCATTATAGTCCTCCTAAAATCAATAGCATTTCGTCGGAATACATCCTGTCTTTTCACCTTAGTAGTCCTATGCATAGTCAGTACTATAGCCCCAATCATGGCTACTAATAAAATAAGACTAGGAACCAAAAACCAGACAGAATAGTAGGTATAAAGTAAATTTCCCAATGTTTCCAAATTAGTCCAACTTCGTACCTTTCCGGCATAAACCGTATATCTAAGAGAGGTCGTATTTCTTTGGGTTGGTAGTAATGGAATGCTTTCATTATCTAAAATGAAAAACATTTCCCACCAAAAGATCAGTCCAATAATCCCACTCACTGGTAAATAGCGCAATACTTCTTCGTGAATCTCCGCTATTTGAATATGGAACATCATAACAACGAAAAGGAATGAAACGGCTATAGCTCCTATATGAACTACTGGGAAGATCATAGCGAAGAAGTCGAGACCTAACAAAAGAAGTAAACCTGAAGTGTCGCGAAAGACTGGGATGGGAAACAAAACGGAATGTACCGGATTTTTAGCACGTGCAACCATCAAACCAGAGACCAAAGCAGGGCTCGACAAAACAGAAAGTATCATGGGTACGTCGTCCTTCCCTGAAATGGAACTTTCATGCTAGTTCTTGCTTCAGCATGAAAGTCGATCTATTACGACCAGCGCGGTTGTTCCTATTTCATTTTCTTCTTCCTTGCCCTTCTTTCTTAGAAAGCACTCACTGAGTTACTTACGGAATCTCAATGCATCCATTTAATGCATTCTTTTCGATCTTGTACCCACGGAGCGGTAGACTGAACACCACAAAAATATCGATTCAAAAAAAGGTACAGGCAACTAAACCTGTGAACTCAGATAGCCTTGTGGTATGGTAGCGAGACCCAATCTTGAGTGAAAAAGATACCGCGGCTTCGATCTTTTTCAACATAATCATCGCGCAGTAAATCAACAAAGCCCAAAGTTTACTCTCTATCTCCTTCAAGTTTACCTACTACTGTTCCCGCGTGAATATGATCTCCACCAGATAGACGTAAAGCTTTAGCTAGTACACGGAAGTGCATACCATGATTCTTCTGTCTATCAATAACAGCATGCATTGTACGGTGGATGTGAAGAAGTGGGCCATTATCTCGGCAATAATGAGCCAAACTAGTATTTGCGGTGAATCCCCCTGTTAAGTAGTCATGCATTACGATAGGAACTCCCAATTCTCTGGCAAATACAGCTCTTTTGATCATTTCTTCGCATGTACCCGCAGTAGCATTCAAATAATGCCCTTTGATTTCACCTGTTTCAGCCTGTGCTTTATAAATAGCTTCGGCACAAAATAAGAAACGGTCTCTCCAACGCATAAATGGTTGGGAGTTCACATTCTCATCATCTTTGGTAAAATCAAGTCCACCACGTAGACATTCATAAACTGCTCTACCACAGTTCTTCGCGGATAACCCCAATTTAGGTTTAATAGTACATCCTAATAGGGGACGTCCATACTTGTTCAATTTCTCTCTTTCAACTTGGATACCATGAGGTGGTCCCTGGAAAGTTTGAGTATAAGCAGGAGGGATTCGCAGATCCTCTAGACGTAGAGCAGCCAGGGCTTTGAACCCAAATACATTACCCACAATCGAAGTAAACATGTTAGTAACCGAACCTTCTTCAAAAAGGTCTAAAGGGTAAGCTACATAAGCAATAAATTGATTTTCTTCTCCTGGAACGGGCTCGATGTGGTAGCATCGTCCTTTGTAACGATCAAGGCTGGTAAGCCCATCGGTCCACACAGTTGTCCATGTACCAATAGAAGATTCAGCAGCTACCGCAGCCCCTGCTTCTTCAGGTGGAACTCCGGGTTGAGGAGTTACTCGGAATGCTGCCAAGATATCAGTATCCTTGGTTTCATATTCAGGAGTATAATAAGTCAATTTATACTCTTTTTAACACCAGCTTTGAATCCAACACTTGCTTTAGTCTCTGTTTGTGGTGACATAAGTCCCTCCCTACAAGTCATGAATTTAGAATTCTTGCAATAAAACAACAAGGTCTACTCGACATAAATTAGGAATAGATTTAATGAACCTTTTTCACAGGAATCTTTCACAAAATTATCAACTAATCAGAATGATTCTTTATTAGACCATGATATTTGATTCGCCAACTACATCATTATTGTATATTCTTTCATATTATGTATAGCGCAACCTAATACTTGTTTTTCAAGTTTAGAATCTTCCTCCGTACTACTTGATTTTAGTGTTAGGCCATTCTCTCTAGCTGCTGCAGTAGCAGGCACGTATCGAAGGGGAAGAGGAGTCAGCGTAAAGTTACGTAGCCTAACTGTTCGGTTATTCAATCATATCCGATTTGGTCCATTTCGCATAGAC
Proteins encoded in this window:
- the nad6 gene encoding nad6 translates to MILSVLSSPALVSGLMVARAKNPVHSVLFPIPVFRDTSGLLLLLGLDFFAMIFPVVHIGAIAVSFLFVVMMFHIQIAEIHEEVLRYLPVSGIIGLIFWWEMFFILDNESIPLLPTQRNTTSLRYTVYAGKVRSWTNLETLGNLLYTYYSVWFLVPSLILLVAMIGAIVLTMHRTTKVKRQDVFRRNAIDFRRTIMRRTTDPLTIY
- the orf135 gene encoding orf135, which encodes MSPLELAELRKQLTDLLDAGFIQPSKAPYGAPVLFQKKQDGSLRMCVDYRALNKVRVKNKYPVPLVADLFDRLSKASFFTKLDLRLGYWKVRIAEGDEPKTTYFCYQIWLYEFLVMLIRGQSMRLLNKFPAKLAL